The following are from one region of the Halodesulfovibrio sp. MK-HDV genome:
- a CDS encoding cytochrome P460 family protein: MQNIRQILMMMCLAVSLACPALALSVPSDEVATFEEWEKAFNAWDGNRHKWKPPRMAPNKLPFPVDYRDWKVLSVSHREDRASVRVILGNNVAIRAARQKMFNPWPEGTLLVKVLWRQRRLPTWKESWVPSEIIGVATMYKDTEQFEDTLGWGFAFWATEKLELPEDFKADVQGCVKCHAPLKDSDYVFTVPAIFP, from the coding sequence GTGCAGAATATACGACAAATTTTGATGATGATGTGCCTTGCTGTTTCGTTGGCATGTCCGGCATTGGCTCTGTCAGTGCCTTCGGATGAAGTCGCAACCTTTGAGGAGTGGGAAAAGGCGTTTAATGCGTGGGACGGTAACCGACATAAGTGGAAGCCGCCTCGGATGGCGCCGAACAAGCTGCCGTTTCCTGTAGATTATCGTGATTGGAAAGTTTTGAGTGTCTCGCATCGGGAAGACAGGGCATCTGTTCGAGTAATTCTTGGGAACAATGTGGCGATACGCGCCGCCCGTCAGAAAATGTTCAATCCGTGGCCGGAAGGGACGTTGCTGGTTAAGGTATTGTGGCGTCAACGCAGATTGCCTACCTGGAAAGAATCGTGGGTTCCTTCAGAGATTATTGGTGTTGCAACGATGTATAAGGATACGGAGCAGTTTGAGGATACGCTTGGGTGGGGTTTTGCTTTTTGGGCGACTGAAAAGTTGGAGCTTCCGGAAGATTTCAAGGCAGACGTGCAAGGGTGCGTGAAATGCCATGCTCCGTTGAAAGATAGTGACTATGTATTCACGGTACCAGCTATTTTTCCTTAA
- a CDS encoding ATP-binding protein — translation MPSTVRNRVYVEALCVAGIALCFAIAAAGVLFDVELGKQGLLLLACGVSAAVLGGVVWLHRAQQAEILEKNKALLLELAESKLQAHILQRNKSLMQSIFNASQNVYYVFDEFCVCLDVITSRDDLLKFCHATDPVGKKLTELFDEKLLDTIRRPLLKSLDCKRLQVIEYCVEHAGKEYWLEGRALALPQRGCGPRKIVWVARDITEEKRNREAVRVLSTRLALSEEQQRRKIAVELHDSLGQILAIVKMRLNLLRRYLSEDDELELLDSSMEQLGSGIELTRTLVWELSPPTLYALGLVSAVEWLGEKYAKEHGISFAVEDEMECSVWGSDFKIMTFRIVRELMANVVKHSGASACTIAFCNRSDGVVITVHDNGKGFPDRTSKEGFRKGFGLLTIQESVRHLGGDVAFTSDCIGGNVLIFIPFKQTAPALDVEMSAATGTYNG, via the coding sequence TTGCCAAGTACTGTTAGAAATCGGGTATATGTTGAAGCCTTATGCGTAGCGGGCATAGCGTTGTGCTTTGCTATTGCTGCTGCGGGTGTCTTGTTCGATGTTGAATTGGGTAAACAGGGCTTGCTTCTTTTAGCATGCGGCGTTTCCGCCGCGGTGTTGGGAGGAGTGGTTTGGTTGCACCGTGCACAACAGGCTGAGATACTGGAAAAGAATAAAGCGTTGTTGTTAGAGCTGGCAGAGTCAAAATTGCAGGCTCATATTCTGCAGCGTAACAAGTCGTTGATGCAGTCCATTTTTAATGCTTCACAGAATGTGTATTACGTTTTTGATGAGTTTTGTGTTTGTCTTGATGTAATTACATCCAGAGACGATTTGTTGAAATTTTGTCATGCAACAGATCCTGTGGGGAAAAAGCTGACTGAGCTTTTCGACGAAAAGCTTTTGGATACCATACGTCGTCCATTACTCAAAAGTCTTGATTGCAAGCGCCTACAAGTAATCGAATACTGTGTAGAACATGCAGGCAAGGAATATTGGCTTGAGGGGAGAGCGCTTGCACTGCCTCAACGTGGGTGTGGACCTCGGAAAATTGTTTGGGTCGCACGTGACATTACAGAAGAGAAACGTAACCGCGAGGCTGTTCGGGTGTTGTCAACTCGACTTGCCTTGTCTGAAGAGCAACAGCGCCGTAAAATTGCTGTTGAACTGCACGATAGTCTGGGGCAAATTTTAGCTATTGTTAAGATGCGCCTTAACTTGCTGCGTCGTTATTTATCGGAAGATGACGAACTTGAATTGCTGGATTCCAGCATGGAGCAATTAGGAAGCGGTATTGAGTTGACACGGACACTTGTGTGGGAATTAAGTCCTCCTACGTTGTACGCATTGGGGCTTGTTTCTGCGGTTGAATGGCTTGGTGAAAAATACGCCAAAGAGCATGGCATTTCGTTCGCAGTGGAAGACGAGATGGAATGTAGCGTATGGGGCAGCGACTTTAAGATCATGACGTTCCGTATTGTCAGGGAACTTATGGCGAACGTGGTAAAGCATTCTGGTGCCTCAGCCTGCACAATCGCATTTTGCAATCGTTCAGACGGCGTTGTTATTACTGTTCATGATAATGGCAAAGGGTTTCCGGACAGGACATCAAAAGAAGGATTTCGCAAAGGATTCGGGCTGCTCACAATTCAGGAGTCAGTTCGTCATCTCGGGGGCGATGTAGCATTTACATCCGACTGTATTGGCGGCAATGTTCTCATCTTTATTCCTTTCAAACAAACTGCACCCGCGCTGGATGTGGAAATGAGTGCAGCAACAGGAACATACAATGGATAA
- a CDS encoding response regulator transcription factor: MDKTIRVVIADDHKVFLEGLCSLVKDEEDIEIVGKAASGVELLELVAKLLPDVVISDISMPGMNGIVAAQKITQEFPDTRIIALSMHKDTQFVREILKTNAYGFLLKDCCFDELAHAVRSAMKGEICLSQPLRDSVVMDYIGTLRKPQDEEVALSARESEVLKLIAEGNSTKEVAEMLCISGKTVETHRRQIMQKTKYTSVAELTKYAIRCGLTTV, encoded by the coding sequence ATGGATAAGACTATCCGTGTTGTCATTGCAGATGACCACAAAGTTTTTTTAGAAGGTCTTTGCTCGTTGGTTAAAGACGAAGAAGACATTGAAATTGTAGGCAAGGCCGCCAGTGGAGTAGAGCTGTTGGAACTGGTCGCCAAGTTGCTTCCTGATGTGGTTATTTCAGATATTAGTATGCCGGGTATGAATGGTATTGTCGCAGCGCAGAAAATTACTCAGGAATTCCCTGATACGCGCATAATCGCTTTGTCGATGCATAAGGATACACAGTTTGTACGAGAAATCTTAAAAACCAATGCGTATGGTTTCTTGCTAAAAGACTGTTGTTTCGATGAGTTAGCACATGCTGTACGTTCTGCAATGAAGGGTGAGATTTGTCTAAGCCAACCCCTTAGAGATTCTGTCGTTATGGATTACATAGGAACCCTACGTAAACCTCAGGATGAAGAGGTCGCTTTATCTGCCAGAGAAAGCGAAGTGCTTAAGTTAATTGCTGAAGGCAATAGCACCAAAGAAGTGGCAGAGATGCTGTGCATCAGTGGTAAAACCGTTGAAACACATCGTAGACAGATTATGCAGAAAACAAAATATACAAGCGTGGCAGAGCTTACAAAGTATGCAATTCGTTGTGGATTGACGACTGTTTAA
- a CDS encoding aldehyde ferredoxin oxidoreductase family protein codes for MRILRINTRTQEYAFEELGEYAGLGGRALTSRVVNKEVPADCHALSAENKLVFASGVLACTNAANSGRVSVGSKSPLTGGIKESNSGGQFANQMGKMDLQAIILEDKPEDDSDFTNIFISKDEVKFTSAKEIVGMQNYPAQEKLQEEFGKKAVTCLCGPAGEHCMQAATIQFSDPEGLPTRSAGRGGMGAVLGSKKVKSLILDHEVKGKVIMGDEEGFKAARKEWTDILRSHPVTSQGLPAYGTAILVNIVNEAGALPTKNFRTGRFENAEKISGETLADTITKRDGKVSHGCHTGCIIQCSQVYNDKDGKMLTTGFEYETIWGFGAHLLIDDLDLIATMDRTCDEIGMDTIEMASSLAMAMEGGLIAWGDGPAALEYLRKVGTGDPVGRILGNGAGFTAAAFGVDRIPTVKNQSMPAYDPRAVKGVGVTYATTPMGADHTAGYAVCQNVLKCGGDVDGHNKEGNIETSKNLQIATAAVDSLGLCLFVAFAVLDDERGVPCMAKLVAGLLGSEYSVDDVVNLGVGALQDELDFNRRAGFTDKDDQLPRWFTEEALPPHNVKWDFTAKELQGAKV; via the coding sequence ATGAGAATTCTTAGAATTAATACTCGTACTCAGGAATATGCTTTTGAAGAGCTTGGAGAGTATGCAGGTCTTGGTGGCCGTGCACTTACTTCCCGCGTTGTAAACAAAGAAGTTCCCGCTGACTGTCATGCACTTTCCGCAGAAAACAAGCTTGTTTTTGCTTCCGGTGTTCTTGCTTGCACAAACGCTGCTAATTCTGGCCGTGTTTCTGTAGGCTCTAAATCTCCACTTACTGGTGGTATTAAAGAAAGTAACTCTGGTGGCCAGTTCGCTAACCAGATGGGTAAAATGGACCTTCAGGCAATTATCCTCGAAGATAAGCCGGAAGATGATTCTGATTTTACCAATATTTTTATTTCTAAGGACGAAGTAAAATTTACTTCTGCTAAAGAAATTGTTGGCATGCAGAACTATCCTGCGCAGGAAAAATTACAGGAAGAGTTCGGCAAAAAAGCTGTTACTTGTCTCTGTGGTCCTGCTGGCGAACATTGTATGCAGGCAGCAACCATCCAGTTCTCCGACCCAGAAGGGCTCCCTACCCGTTCTGCTGGTCGTGGTGGTATGGGTGCTGTGCTTGGTTCCAAGAAAGTTAAATCTCTCATTCTTGACCATGAAGTTAAAGGCAAAGTTATTATGGGCGACGAAGAAGGCTTTAAAGCTGCTCGTAAAGAGTGGACAGACATCCTTCGCAGCCACCCTGTAACAAGTCAGGGACTTCCAGCATACGGTACCGCAATTCTCGTTAACATTGTTAACGAAGCAGGTGCACTGCCAACTAAAAACTTCCGTACCGGTCGTTTTGAAAACGCTGAGAAAATTTCCGGTGAAACTCTTGCGGACACCATCACCAAGCGTGACGGTAAAGTCTCTCATGGTTGTCACACAGGTTGTATTATCCAGTGTTCACAGGTGTACAACGATAAAGACGGCAAAATGCTTACAACCGGTTTTGAATATGAAACCATTTGGGGCTTTGGCGCGCACCTTCTCATCGACGACCTCGACCTTATCGCAACCATGGACCGTACCTGTGACGAAATCGGCATGGATACCATCGAAATGGCTAGCTCCCTTGCAATGGCAATGGAAGGCGGCCTTATCGCATGGGGCGACGGACCAGCAGCACTCGAATACCTCAGAAAAGTTGGTACCGGTGATCCTGTAGGCCGTATCCTCGGTAACGGCGCAGGCTTTACCGCAGCAGCATTCGGTGTTGACCGTATTCCAACCGTTAAAAACCAGTCTATGCCAGCATATGACCCGCGTGCAGTTAAAGGCGTTGGTGTTACCTACGCAACTACACCAATGGGTGCTGACCATACCGCTGGTTACGCAGTATGTCAGAACGTTCTGAAATGTGGTGGCGATGTTGATGGTCACAACAAAGAAGGCAACATTGAAACTTCCAAGAATCTTCAGATTGCAACAGCAGCAGTTGACTCCCTTGGTCTTTGCCTCTTCGTAGCATTCGCTGTTCTCGATGACGAACGCGGTGTACCATGCATGGCGAAACTCGTAGCCGGTCTTCTCGGTTCCGAATACAGCGTAGATGATGTAGTAAATCTCGGTGTAGGCGCACTTCAGGATGAACTTGACTTCAACCGTCGTGCAGGCTTTACCGATAAAGACGATCAGCTCCCACGTTGGTTCACCGAAGAAGCTCTCCCGCCACACAACGTGAAATGGGACTTCACCGCTAAAGAACTTCAGGGCGCTAAAGTTTAG
- a CDS encoding glutamate decarboxylase, whose amino-acid sequence MPLHNHKVNIDDLFTSESMAKPLNVHRISRKERNPKAVYQMIHDELLLDGNARQNMATFCSTWLEQEVHELMQECIDKNMIDKDEYPQTAEIESRCISMLSNLWNAKECSDPAETQCSPAIGCSTTGSSEAAMLGGMALKWNWKARRQSIGKSYDKPNLVCGPVQVCWHKFARYWEIELRELPIREGSYTSSPEDVVAYCDENTIGVVQTLGTTFTGHYEPIEEVHAALDKLQQETGLDIPMHIDAASGGFVAPFMHTEIKWDFRLPRVKSINASGHKFGLAPLGCGWVIWATKQDLPEDLIFRVNYLGGEMPTFALNFSRPGGEVIAQYYNLLRLGYEGYIKVQESAFAAAEYFAAGLEQFDLFDFLNNSSKGLPLVCWKFKEDANMPFSLYQLSDGLRQRGWLIPTYTLPPNCQETIVQRIVVRHGTSVDMLCLLLKDFKEVIAELMDSPPCHPDKKHTSFNHS is encoded by the coding sequence ATGCCCCTTCATAATCATAAAGTTAATATCGATGATCTCTTCACCTCAGAATCCATGGCTAAGCCCCTGAACGTACATCGCATCTCACGCAAAGAACGTAATCCAAAAGCCGTATACCAAATGATTCATGATGAACTGCTTCTTGACGGAAATGCACGTCAGAACATGGCAACCTTCTGTTCCACATGGCTTGAACAAGAAGTTCATGAGCTCATGCAAGAATGTATCGACAAAAACATGATTGATAAGGATGAATATCCGCAAACGGCAGAAATCGAATCTCGTTGCATATCTATGCTTTCAAATCTCTGGAACGCCAAAGAGTGTTCAGACCCTGCAGAAACTCAATGCTCCCCTGCAATAGGTTGCTCCACCACAGGTTCAAGCGAAGCCGCCATGCTTGGTGGTATGGCACTAAAATGGAACTGGAAAGCGCGCCGTCAATCAATCGGTAAATCCTACGACAAACCAAATTTGGTCTGTGGTCCTGTACAGGTCTGCTGGCACAAATTTGCCCGCTACTGGGAAATTGAGCTACGCGAACTTCCGATACGGGAAGGGAGCTATACGTCCTCTCCGGAAGACGTTGTCGCTTACTGCGACGAAAACACCATAGGCGTGGTTCAAACCCTCGGCACAACCTTCACCGGACATTACGAGCCAATTGAAGAGGTACATGCAGCCCTCGACAAGCTTCAGCAAGAAACCGGGCTGGACATACCTATGCATATAGACGCTGCAAGTGGTGGATTTGTCGCTCCGTTTATGCATACGGAAATCAAATGGGACTTCCGTCTCCCTCGCGTTAAATCGATCAATGCATCCGGTCACAAATTCGGTCTCGCCCCCCTCGGCTGCGGCTGGGTCATCTGGGCAACAAAGCAAGATCTTCCAGAAGATCTCATATTCCGCGTTAACTACCTCGGCGGAGAAATGCCAACTTTTGCACTAAACTTCTCACGCCCCGGTGGTGAAGTCATAGCGCAATACTACAACCTTCTTCGCCTCGGCTATGAAGGGTATATAAAAGTACAAGAATCAGCATTTGCAGCAGCAGAATATTTTGCCGCAGGGCTTGAGCAATTCGACCTCTTCGACTTTCTCAACAATAGTTCAAAGGGGCTACCGCTCGTCTGCTGGAAATTTAAAGAAGATGCCAATATGCCCTTCAGCCTCTATCAATTATCCGACGGCCTGCGCCAACGCGGCTGGCTCATACCAACGTACACTCTACCGCCAAACTGCCAAGAAACAATTGTACAGCGCATCGTAGTGCGGCACGGCACGTCTGTAGACATGCTCTGTCTGCTACTCAAAGATTTTAAAGAAGTAATCGCGGAGCTTATGGATTCGCCTCCGTGTCATCCGGACAAGAAGCACACATCGTTTAACCATTCTTAA
- a CDS encoding DJ-1/PfpI family protein, which yields MPAKRILMIVGDFVEDYEVMVPYQMLLLAGHFVDVVSPDKSAGDFVATAIHDFEGHQTYTEKRGHNFLLNKSFDAVDVENYDGLILPGGRSPEYLRLDARVLTIVRAINEAKKPLGAICHGPQILVAADILKGVSCCPYPSVNPEILQSGGTLELFNETYSNACVSGHIVTAPAWPAHPAFIKAFLDLLGTTIEP from the coding sequence ATGCCTGCAAAGCGAATTCTTATGATCGTTGGTGATTTTGTGGAAGATTATGAAGTGATGGTTCCTTACCAGATGCTTTTGCTTGCCGGACATTTTGTTGATGTCGTTTCGCCAGATAAAAGTGCCGGAGATTTCGTCGCCACAGCAATTCATGACTTTGAAGGGCACCAGACCTACACAGAAAAACGCGGTCACAACTTCCTGTTAAACAAAAGTTTTGATGCCGTGGACGTTGAAAACTATGACGGGCTGATCCTTCCCGGCGGTCGTTCTCCGGAATATTTACGTCTTGATGCACGGGTACTCACAATTGTTCGCGCGATAAATGAAGCAAAAAAGCCGCTTGGTGCTATCTGTCATGGCCCACAAATTCTTGTGGCAGCAGATATCCTCAAAGGCGTTTCCTGCTGCCCGTATCCATCAGTCAATCCAGAAATTTTACAATCCGGCGGTACTCTGGAATTATTTAACGAGACCTATTCCAATGCCTGCGTCAGCGGACACATTGTCACTGCGCCCGCTTGGCCTGCACATCCAGCTTTTATTAAGGCATTTCTTGATCTACTCGGCACTACAATTGAGCCATAA
- a CDS encoding lactate racemase domain-containing protein, with translation MTYPLFYDVEQTFETSQINNIAKTVDAVFASFDRSTIAQGATVGITVGSRGIDRIVPLLQAVVHNLNTLGLRPFIIPSMGSHGGSTAEGQTAILTELGITEESAGCPIVSSIETVSLGVLEEGAEVFVAKDALEADYIFVMNRVKPHTLFHGEVESGLCKMLAIGLGKPHGADNLHNFPLETVIKPAALRILEHINLLAGLAVVENAVEKLHSIKLCTKEDVVKTDSSLLSVSAAILPRIPLDSIDLLIIDEMGKNISGTGMDTNVIGAWRRMAGERKPEYKTLVVLNLTPQSQGNAHGIGMADLIPQRLADSIDTTATYANSLTTGVWASGRLPITLPTDKAVIDAALAKAPKSIRAVRITNTLSLQHFWATEALLDDLESAGVSTHRTRAHSLKFSESHILQQFS, from the coding sequence ATGACATACCCTCTTTTTTACGACGTTGAACAAACATTTGAGACGTCCCAAATTAATAATATTGCAAAGACCGTGGACGCGGTCTTTGCTTCTTTTGATCGTTCTACAATAGCGCAAGGCGCAACAGTCGGGATAACTGTAGGTTCACGCGGGATAGATCGAATTGTTCCTCTGCTGCAAGCCGTCGTGCACAATCTTAATACCCTTGGACTACGTCCATTCATTATCCCTTCAATGGGCTCACATGGTGGGTCTACAGCGGAAGGACAAACAGCAATCCTCACCGAGCTTGGTATTACGGAAGAATCCGCAGGTTGCCCTATTGTTTCCTCTATAGAAACTGTGAGCTTAGGTGTTCTGGAAGAAGGTGCTGAAGTTTTCGTGGCGAAAGATGCACTGGAAGCTGACTATATTTTTGTGATGAATCGCGTAAAACCCCACACCCTCTTTCATGGAGAAGTGGAGTCCGGTCTATGTAAGATGCTTGCAATTGGACTTGGTAAACCGCACGGAGCTGACAATCTGCATAACTTTCCACTAGAAACTGTTATTAAGCCGGCGGCATTGCGTATTTTGGAGCATATCAACCTGCTGGCAGGTCTTGCCGTCGTTGAAAATGCTGTCGAGAAACTCCACAGTATAAAATTATGCACGAAAGAAGACGTCGTAAAAACAGATTCTTCTCTCCTCTCTGTATCAGCTGCCATTCTGCCGCGTATCCCACTTGATTCAATTGACCTTCTCATTATTGATGAAATGGGAAAAAACATCAGCGGAACCGGTATGGATACTAACGTCATCGGCGCATGGCGTCGAATGGCAGGCGAACGCAAACCGGAATACAAGACTCTCGTAGTGTTGAATCTTACCCCGCAATCACAAGGTAACGCTCACGGTATCGGCATGGCTGATCTCATTCCGCAACGCCTTGCTGATTCAATAGATACCACTGCGACCTACGCAAACTCACTTACAACCGGTGTATGGGCAAGCGGACGACTACCGATCACTCTCCCCACAGACAAAGCCGTTATCGATGCTGCACTAGCAAAAGCTCCAAAATCAATACGGGCAGTGCGCATTACAAATACACTATCACTACAACATTTTTGGGCAACGGAAGCTCTTCTGGATGATCTGGAATCAGCCGGAGTATCAACACACCGCACGAGAGCTCATTCTCTTAAATTTAGTGAATCACACATTCTACAACAATTCTCGTAA
- a CDS encoding TRAP transporter permease — protein sequence MGLFRKKGVKATEDSGEVMVSTRELTGRPATVFYCLCIAASVFHVLTNTVWLMPEIQRNALHFAFFVPLAFMIYPFNFKSLNKKPYLDWFLAVLSVVCGLYLVFFEDALHARNEQMIGLDIFFAGLTLLLMLEIARRAAGKIIPLLAVFFLSYALYWGQFLSGNWNFPGVTTSRVLYRMYFAPDGIFGSIATISASYVFLFVLFGSFLVKSGAGDFIIKLAISIVGRSVGGPAKMAVFSSGLMGSVSGSAVANTVSTGSITIPMMKRTGFSPKFAAAVEAAASTGGQIMPPIMGAGAFVMAQWTQISYLKIVAISFIPAILYFVSVIFFVHSRARSEGLKPTAEEDIPRFFEVLKEGWPFFIPIGVLITLMSIGYTPTYAACCAIGAIVGASWMTKNHRMGLADIVDALALGGKNMVATAIILLCSGVVIGIVLLVSLGVKFSMLISTVAGASLLVTIGLIGVASLILGMGLPVTASYIILATLSAPFLVNLIKLRYVQAVNPQFIESMGLSLDMVSDPTTAGALFAIVNSQVPPEHATIFMLAAHLLIFWYSQSANVTPPVCLAAYTAAGIAKSDPFQTGIHAFKLASGLFIIPIMFVYEPAILFLGPLWQTVLTVGIILLALFCTAVSLEGVYIRRLHPLLRLAFGCTAVLLYALPELQCWIGVSIFATLTAILKYTKAFDLDEQPEESALTEAA from the coding sequence ATGGGATTGTTTAGAAAAAAGGGAGTCAAAGCCACAGAAGACTCCGGTGAAGTAATGGTCAGCACACGCGAACTAACAGGCCGCCCTGCTACTGTTTTTTACTGCCTATGTATTGCTGCAAGTGTGTTCCACGTACTCACTAACACGGTATGGTTAATGCCGGAGATTCAAAGAAATGCACTTCATTTTGCTTTCTTTGTTCCACTTGCTTTTATGATTTATCCGTTCAACTTCAAAAGTCTCAACAAGAAGCCATATCTAGATTGGTTCCTTGCAGTACTTAGCGTTGTCTGCGGACTCTATTTAGTATTTTTTGAGGACGCACTGCACGCCCGAAATGAGCAGATGATAGGCCTTGATATCTTCTTTGCAGGATTAACGTTGCTGCTCATGCTGGAGATTGCACGCCGTGCCGCAGGTAAAATTATCCCTCTGCTCGCTGTGTTCTTCTTAAGCTATGCCCTGTACTGGGGACAATTTCTTTCTGGCAACTGGAACTTCCCCGGAGTAACCACCTCGCGAGTACTGTACCGTATGTACTTTGCGCCTGACGGAATTTTCGGCAGCATTGCAACAATCTCTGCATCGTATGTATTTTTGTTTGTGCTGTTCGGCTCGTTCCTTGTAAAATCCGGTGCTGGTGATTTCATCATTAAGCTTGCCATTTCAATTGTCGGGCGTAGCGTTGGCGGCCCTGCTAAAATGGCGGTCTTTTCCAGTGGACTAATGGGTTCTGTTTCCGGCAGCGCGGTTGCAAACACCGTGAGCACTGGCTCCATTACTATCCCGATGATGAAACGAACCGGATTTAGTCCGAAATTTGCTGCTGCTGTTGAGGCTGCGGCAAGTACCGGCGGTCAGATTATGCCGCCGATTATGGGCGCCGGTGCTTTTGTAATGGCTCAGTGGACGCAAATTTCTTACCTGAAAATTGTCGCCATCTCATTTATTCCGGCAATCCTGTATTTCGTCAGCGTAATCTTTTTTGTTCATTCCCGTGCCCGCAGTGAAGGGTTAAAACCAACCGCTGAAGAAGATATTCCACGCTTCTTTGAGGTCTTGAAAGAAGGCTGGCCGTTCTTCATCCCTATTGGCGTGCTCATCACACTTATGAGCATCGGCTACACACCGACCTATGCGGCTTGCTGCGCAATCGGTGCTATTGTCGGGGCTAGCTGGATGACGAAGAATCACCGTATGGGTTTGGCTGACATTGTCGATGCGTTGGCACTCGGCGGCAAGAACATGGTAGCCACAGCTATCATTTTGCTCTGCTCCGGTGTGGTTATCGGCATCGTTCTGTTGGTAAGTCTTGGTGTAAAATTTTCTATGCTTATTTCAACAGTTGCAGGGGCAAGCCTACTTGTGACTATCGGACTCATTGGTGTCGCATCACTCATTTTAGGCATGGGATTACCCGTAACCGCTTCATACATCATTCTGGCTACGCTGAGTGCACCGTTTCTGGTTAACCTCATCAAGCTCCGTTATGTACAGGCTGTTAACCCACAGTTCATTGAATCTATGGGACTGAGTCTCGACATGGTCTCAGACCCGACGACAGCCGGAGCCTTGTTCGCCATTGTCAATTCGCAGGTACCACCAGAGCACGCCACAATCTTTATGCTTGCAGCACATCTGCTTATTTTCTGGTACTCACAATCTGCAAATGTAACCCCGCCAGTATGTCTTGCGGCGTACACAGCTGCAGGTATTGCAAAGTCAGACCCGTTCCAAACAGGAATTCATGCTTTCAAGCTGGCAAGTGGGCTCTTTATCATCCCGATTATGTTTGTATATGAACCGGCAATCCTATTCTTAGGCCCACTATGGCAAACCGTTTTAACTGTCGGGATTATCCTGTTGGCACTCTTCTGCACTGCTGTCTCGCTTGAAGGCGTATATATTCGCAGACTCCATCCGCTGCTTCGCCTTGCATTCGGTTGCACTGCGGTTCTGCTTTATGCACTGCCGGAGCTTCAATGCTGGATTGGAGTAAGTATTTTTGCTACCCTCACAGCAATACTTAAGTACACGAAAGCCTTTGATTTAGATGAACAACCGGAAGAATCCGCGCTGACCGAAGCAGCATAG
- a CDS encoding TAXI family TRAP transporter solute-binding subunit, which produces MRKICSLIIIAAFLTMSIPAMAQNNKRLIIATATTGGTYYPVGVGIGTLISLKLAKNDGITATAINSAGSGENIQMLNNKEAHFAILQSLFGFQASRGKGFYQDKPIDSFRSVTMLWPNVEHFALMNEYVKTGTIADIGALTERFSIGKRGSGTEGSGRALLSILGIDPSKLKLEFLGYTPSTQAMLDNRIAGANIPAGVPAAAITQLFAMSHGDATVLDFSDDQLAHIQKEFPIWYRYVIPAKTYPGQEKDIRTIAQPNFLAVRADLPDEVVYKVTKTIYENLNFLGTIHSATKNMSLNNALYGLPVALHPGAVKYYREVGIEIPDRLISK; this is translated from the coding sequence GTGCGTAAGATCTGTTCTCTCATCATCATTGCTGCGTTTTTGACCATGAGCATTCCTGCTATGGCTCAAAACAATAAACGTCTCATCATTGCAACCGCTACAACAGGTGGCACCTATTATCCTGTCGGTGTTGGCATCGGCACTCTCATTAGCTTAAAGCTTGCTAAAAATGACGGCATTACCGCTACTGCAATTAACTCAGCAGGTTCCGGTGAAAACATCCAGATGTTGAATAACAAAGAAGCACATTTCGCAATCCTTCAATCACTGTTCGGATTTCAGGCTTCTCGAGGTAAAGGTTTTTATCAGGACAAGCCTATAGACTCTTTCCGCTCCGTAACCATGCTATGGCCAAACGTTGAACACTTTGCCTTAATGAATGAATACGTAAAAACCGGGACAATTGCCGATATCGGTGCGCTCACCGAACGCTTTTCCATTGGCAAACGCGGAAGCGGAACAGAAGGTTCCGGACGTGCTCTCCTCAGCATTCTTGGAATTGATCCGAGCAAACTGAAACTCGAATTTCTTGGATACACCCCCTCTACACAGGCAATGCTCGATAACCGCATCGCTGGCGCAAACATCCCTGCTGGTGTTCCCGCAGCAGCTATAACTCAGCTCTTTGCCATGAGCCACGGAGACGCAACAGTTCTCGATTTCTCCGATGATCAACTCGCACATATCCAGAAAGAATTCCCTATCTGGTACCGCTACGTCATCCCCGCAAAAACATACCCAGGTCAGGAAAAAGATATCCGTACTATCGCACAGCCTAACTTCTTAGCTGTACGTGCCGACCTTCCAGACGAAGTAGTCTACAAGGTTACCAAGACCATCTACGAAAACCTCAATTTTCTCGGTACAATCCACTCCGCTACCAAAAACATGAGCCTCAACAATGCTCTTTACGGCCTGCCTGTGGCACTGCACCCCGGTGCGGTTAAGTACTACCGTGAAGTCGGTATTGAAATTCCTGATCGCCTTATTTCCAAATAA